The Plantibacter sp. Leaf314 genome includes a window with the following:
- a CDS encoding glutamate synthase-related protein, translating into MISSSVPPRPRASAAAPRPDLVDRETDKSDCGVGFITRKDGVQSHDVIALGDTALCAIPHRGGMSSEGVGDGAGVQVDLSVDFFSALVGEQLVAGRFGVANVFLPVDHGRTADAEALIERALGEAGFTVLLARAVPTVDAVLRPKAVPYQLPIRQWVFASTDDATVEELDRRAHAALLAIEAVAYTDLTLDGLYPLSLSMRTQVLKGRLNAGEVIPYFADLADPLHRVRTLAFHTRFSTNTAPHPSMAQPFRLMAHNGELNTDRKNRLSETALAASRGRRIIRARGQSDSSRLDQTLHSRVVEDGLELLEAVVSVMPPAWENDRTLSREVRAMLEYFSLVEEKNDGPAALIFNDGTTVGARLDRLGLRPLRSVETEEYLCVTSEAGQLPFPDDEVVHRGRIEAGGMLAYDHRTGTRLRTGEALELLAARKDYPAMLAAAAVELDALEDHGQTSSAAAVDEAFPYRGGFGQVQRYVAYSLNQESFKFMTDPMLASGKERISAMGYGNAINALSDQEGGLAKYFSQRFAQVTNPPLDSIREADGMTLRVALGAKPGSGTVGTKQLILRSPIISEDELRRLGTQQESPVGWFDILYRPEADAQANADALEDAVERVATEVAAFAAVNGGIAILSDRGVDTEAAALPLILVVAAVNQRLIDDGLRLRVSVVVDSGQLPSSHHVASALGFGASAVHPLAVRLRAEQKHPDEADAAFHRFAAAAEKSLLKTMGRVGLCTVESYIGGEFFEPNYLDTSDPVLARAFPHLRAPVGGVGFAGIARTASAWHRRALTTTAEADVPLLGLFKERAEGAGHSYGTTAVRGFVDLTEEAVQLPRVDTAAVDREGGTLGDDPLRLHTIGDLEDAFGIDDDAYQHTSFDALDDDEIDAFTITPGYRSFVQSMTTERRRRPAALRDVLVLPEDITRLTTPEEFARELDRLGPVGNSSIVVRGLRATRTDQGRHRLQLTGPLAGDLARVSALGEYYVRRFGSEVTGHWISGGDLIVEAVGSADDYFSMLVEGEESISTDLVQPASEITRALASGAMSHGALVATAHEAVAHGTNMVGGMSNSGEGGEHLSRYGTIRGSRIKQFASGRFGVWAGYLADPMLQELEIKIGQGAKPGEGGQLPAPKVTVDIAAARGGTPGIELVSPPPHHDTYSIEDLAQLIHDCKAARVRVVVKLVSSEGIGTIAVGVAKAGADVINVAGNTGGTGAAAVTSLKYAGRSAEIGIAEVHQALSANGLRSKVTLRCSGAHQTGRDVVISALLGGDSFEFGTTALMMLKCVMAKNCNVKCPAGLTTNPETFDGDPRALAQYLLNIAHDVRERLAILGLRSLREARGRTDLLHLVDHPAAVADLDLRAMLAVVPEVVVTDPVYLEKDFTLDDALIERVRAGLFDEGRTTIDLGATDGDGGIRLGNRWRSVGGQLAIDLERLLNHELDDAQAAATPSVVTDDRGHRSLGADTVTIRTEHSAGQSYAAFCVDGLHWRHTGTCNDGVGKSASGGTIAILSPGGGSTEPGGNVLIGNFALFGATGGRTFVQGEAGDRFAVRNSGATAVVEGVGDYACEYMTNGAVLNLGGFGSGFGNGMSGGFVYQYDPRGELPSKVSADSLLLGSITEGEQAAFHEAAVLLLLDWHVEATGSPLASRLLADWATARHHFVFGMPRALLLYQDSDAILAAKSRKELLDELGAALAAQQLRTFKLDYRDRRPVRGGRAPGLGEPAADPQDVYALLTSYTVLKLAQEVALTRTPGVDDPAHPTVQAAVRTLILTEDFFVMQRVQRAARELLERYDDTALAAMIAAKRLHDYTEALRLRNVRSIDHPGTTGWIMHQHAKNRARSGATGGTEALLASAALAELTLAGRR; encoded by the coding sequence GTGATCTCTTCCTCCGTCCCACCGCGCCCGCGCGCGTCCGCAGCAGCACCCCGTCCCGACCTCGTCGATCGCGAGACCGACAAGAGCGATTGCGGCGTCGGGTTCATCACCCGGAAGGACGGCGTGCAGAGCCACGACGTCATCGCCCTGGGCGACACGGCCCTCTGCGCCATCCCGCACCGCGGCGGCATGTCCTCCGAGGGCGTCGGTGACGGCGCCGGGGTCCAGGTCGACCTCTCGGTCGACTTCTTCAGCGCGCTCGTCGGCGAGCAGCTCGTCGCCGGCCGGTTCGGCGTGGCGAACGTCTTCCTGCCGGTCGACCACGGCCGCACCGCGGACGCCGAGGCCCTCATCGAGCGGGCTCTCGGCGAGGCGGGCTTCACCGTCCTGCTGGCCCGCGCCGTCCCGACGGTCGACGCCGTCCTCCGCCCGAAGGCTGTGCCGTACCAGCTCCCGATCCGCCAGTGGGTCTTCGCGTCCACCGATGACGCGACCGTCGAGGAGCTCGACCGACGCGCCCACGCGGCCCTGCTCGCGATCGAGGCGGTCGCCTACACCGACCTCACGCTCGACGGCCTGTACCCGCTGTCGCTCAGCATGCGCACCCAGGTGCTCAAGGGACGACTGAACGCCGGCGAGGTCATCCCCTACTTCGCCGACCTCGCCGACCCGCTGCACCGCGTCCGCACCCTGGCCTTCCACACGCGCTTCTCCACCAACACCGCACCGCACCCGTCCATGGCACAGCCGTTCCGTCTCATGGCACACAACGGCGAACTCAACACCGACCGGAAGAACCGACTGTCCGAGACGGCGCTCGCGGCGTCGCGCGGGCGGAGGATCATCCGGGCCAGGGGGCAGTCGGACAGCTCACGGCTCGACCAGACGCTCCACAGCCGGGTCGTCGAGGACGGACTGGAACTCCTCGAGGCGGTCGTGTCCGTCATGCCGCCGGCGTGGGAGAACGACCGCACGCTGAGCCGCGAGGTGCGGGCGATGCTCGAGTACTTCTCCCTCGTGGAGGAGAAGAACGACGGCCCGGCGGCGCTCATCTTCAACGACGGGACGACCGTCGGCGCCCGCCTCGACCGCCTCGGACTGCGCCCCCTGCGCAGCGTCGAGACGGAGGAGTACCTCTGCGTCACCTCGGAGGCCGGACAGCTCCCGTTCCCGGACGACGAGGTCGTCCACCGCGGACGCATCGAAGCCGGCGGGATGCTCGCCTACGACCACCGCACCGGCACGCGCCTCCGCACGGGCGAGGCGCTCGAGCTGCTCGCCGCACGCAAGGACTACCCGGCGATGCTCGCCGCGGCCGCCGTCGAGCTCGACGCGCTCGAGGACCACGGCCAGACCAGCTCCGCAGCAGCGGTGGACGAGGCGTTCCCGTACCGCGGCGGCTTCGGCCAGGTGCAGCGCTACGTCGCCTACTCGCTCAACCAGGAGAGCTTCAAGTTCATGACGGACCCGATGCTGGCGTCCGGCAAGGAGCGGATCTCCGCCATGGGGTACGGCAACGCCATCAACGCGCTGTCCGACCAGGAGGGCGGTCTGGCGAAGTACTTCTCGCAGCGGTTCGCCCAGGTGACCAACCCGCCGCTCGACAGCATCCGTGAGGCCGACGGCATGACCCTCCGGGTGGCGCTCGGCGCGAAGCCCGGGAGCGGGACCGTCGGCACGAAGCAGCTCATCCTCCGCTCGCCCATCATCAGCGAGGACGAGCTTCGTCGCCTCGGGACGCAGCAGGAGTCCCCCGTCGGCTGGTTCGACATCCTCTACCGCCCCGAGGCCGACGCGCAGGCGAACGCCGACGCGCTCGAGGACGCCGTCGAGCGGGTGGCCACCGAGGTCGCCGCCTTCGCGGCGGTCAACGGCGGCATCGCCATCCTCAGCGACCGCGGCGTCGACACCGAGGCGGCCGCCCTTCCGCTGATCCTCGTCGTCGCGGCCGTCAACCAACGCTTGATCGACGACGGGCTCCGGCTCCGGGTCTCCGTCGTCGTGGACAGCGGCCAGCTGCCGTCCTCGCACCACGTCGCGTCGGCACTCGGCTTCGGCGCGTCCGCGGTGCACCCGCTCGCGGTCCGGCTGCGAGCTGAGCAGAAGCACCCCGACGAGGCCGACGCCGCGTTCCACCGCTTCGCCGCCGCGGCCGAGAAGTCGCTGTTGAAGACGATGGGCCGAGTGGGCCTGTGCACCGTCGAGAGCTACATCGGCGGAGAGTTCTTCGAGCCGAACTACCTCGACACGAGCGACCCGGTGCTCGCCCGCGCCTTCCCGCACCTGCGCGCCCCGGTCGGTGGTGTCGGCTTCGCCGGCATCGCCCGGACGGCGAGCGCCTGGCACCGGCGCGCCCTGACCACCACGGCCGAGGCCGACGTGCCGCTCCTCGGTCTGTTCAAGGAGCGCGCGGAAGGGGCCGGTCACTCCTACGGGACGACCGCCGTCCGCGGCTTCGTCGACCTCACCGAGGAGGCGGTGCAGCTCCCCCGCGTCGACACCGCGGCTGTCGACCGGGAGGGCGGCACGCTCGGGGACGACCCGCTGCGCCTCCACACCATCGGCGACCTCGAGGACGCCTTCGGGATCGACGACGACGCCTACCAGCACACCTCCTTCGACGCGCTCGACGACGACGAGATCGACGCGTTCACCATCACCCCCGGGTACCGCTCCTTCGTCCAGTCGATGACGACCGAGCGGCGCCGACGCCCGGCCGCACTCCGCGACGTGCTCGTCCTCCCGGAGGACATCACCCGCCTCACCACCCCGGAGGAGTTCGCTCGCGAGCTCGACCGGCTCGGCCCGGTGGGCAACTCCTCGATCGTCGTGCGCGGTCTGCGGGCGACGCGGACCGACCAGGGACGGCACCGCCTGCAGCTCACCGGCCCGCTGGCGGGCGACCTCGCCCGCGTCTCGGCGCTCGGCGAGTACTACGTCCGCCGGTTCGGCTCCGAAGTCACGGGCCACTGGATCTCGGGCGGCGACCTCATCGTCGAAGCGGTCGGCTCGGCCGACGATTACTTCTCCATGCTCGTCGAGGGCGAGGAGAGCATCTCCACGGACCTCGTGCAGCCCGCCAGCGAGATCACCCGCGCGCTCGCCTCCGGGGCGATGAGTCACGGTGCCCTCGTGGCGACCGCCCACGAAGCCGTCGCGCACGGCACCAACATGGTCGGCGGGATGTCGAACAGCGGCGAGGGCGGCGAGCACCTCTCGCGCTACGGGACGATCCGCGGCTCACGCATCAAGCAGTTCGCCTCCGGCCGGTTCGGGGTCTGGGCCGGCTACCTCGCCGACCCGATGCTGCAGGAGTTGGAGATCAAGATCGGACAGGGCGCGAAGCCCGGCGAGGGCGGTCAGCTCCCGGCGCCCAAGGTGACGGTGGACATCGCCGCCGCCCGCGGTGGCACCCCCGGCATCGAGCTCGTCTCCCCGCCGCCGCACCACGACACCTACTCGATCGAGGACCTCGCGCAGCTCATCCACGACTGCAAGGCGGCTCGGGTCCGCGTCGTCGTCAAGCTCGTCTCCTCCGAGGGCATCGGCACGATCGCCGTCGGCGTCGCCAAGGCCGGTGCGGACGTCATCAACGTCGCCGGCAACACCGGCGGCACGGGTGCGGCAGCGGTCACGAGCCTGAAGTACGCCGGCCGCAGCGCCGAGATCGGCATTGCGGAGGTGCACCAGGCCCTCAGCGCGAACGGCCTGCGCTCCAAGGTCACGCTGCGGTGCTCCGGGGCGCACCAGACCGGTCGCGACGTCGTCATCTCGGCGCTCCTCGGCGGCGACAGCTTCGAGTTCGGGACCACCGCGCTCATGATGCTGAAGTGCGTCATGGCGAAGAACTGCAACGTGAAGTGCCCGGCCGGTCTCACGACGAACCCGGAGACCTTCGACGGCGACCCCCGCGCGCTCGCGCAGTACCTCCTGAACATCGCGCACGACGTCCGTGAGCGGCTCGCGATCCTCGGGCTCCGCTCGCTGCGCGAGGCCCGCGGCCGCACCGACCTCCTCCACCTCGTCGACCACCCGGCCGCCGTCGCCGACCTCGACCTGCGCGCCATGCTCGCGGTCGTCCCCGAGGTCGTCGTCACCGACCCGGTGTACCTCGAGAAGGACTTCACCCTCGACGACGCGCTCATCGAGCGGGTGCGGGCCGGGCTCTTCGACGAGGGTCGGACCACGATCGACCTCGGCGCGACCGACGGCGACGGCGGGATCCGGCTCGGCAACCGCTGGCGCTCCGTCGGCGGGCAGCTCGCGATCGACCTCGAACGTCTGCTGAACCACGAGCTCGACGACGCGCAGGCGGCGGCGACCCCCTCGGTCGTCACCGACGATCGCGGCCACCGGTCGCTTGGCGCCGACACCGTCACGATCCGGACCGAGCACTCGGCCGGGCAGTCCTACGCGGCGTTCTGCGTCGACGGCCTGCACTGGCGGCACACCGGCACCTGCAACGACGGCGTCGGCAAGAGCGCCTCGGGCGGCACCATCGCGATCCTCTCCCCCGGCGGCGGCAGCACGGAGCCCGGCGGCAACGTCCTCATCGGCAACTTCGCGCTCTTCGGGGCCACCGGTGGGCGCACCTTCGTCCAGGGCGAGGCCGGCGACCGGTTCGCCGTCCGCAACTCCGGGGCGACCGCGGTCGTCGAGGGCGTCGGCGACTACGCCTGCGAGTACATGACCAACGGCGCCGTGCTGAACCTCGGCGGTTTCGGCAGCGGCTTCGGCAACGGCATGAGTGGCGGTTTCGTCTACCAGTACGACCCGCGCGGCGAACTGCCCAGCAAGGTCAGTGCCGACTCGCTCCTCCTCGGATCGATCACCGAGGGCGAGCAGGCGGCCTTCCACGAGGCGGCCGTGCTCCTCCTGCTCGACTGGCACGTCGAGGCGACCGGCTCACCGCTGGCGTCCCGGCTGCTCGCCGACTGGGCGACGGCCAGGCACCACTTCGTGTTCGGCATGCCCCGCGCGCTGCTCCTGTACCAGGACAGCGACGCCATCCTGGCGGCGAAGAGCCGGAAGGAGCTCCTCGACGAGCTCGGTGCCGCGCTCGCGGCGCAACAGCTCCGCACCTTCAAGCTCGACTACCGCGACCGCCGACCGGTCCGCGGCGGTCGCGCACCGGGTCTGGGCGAGCCCGCGGCGGACCCGCAGGACGTGTACGCGCTCCTCACCAGTTACACCGTGCTCAAGCTCGCCCAGGAGGTCGCTCTGACCAGGACCCCCGGCGTCGACGACCCCGCGCACCCGACGGTGCAGGCGGCCGTCCGCACGCTCATCCTGACCGAGGACTTCTTCGTCATGCAGCGGGTGCAACGGGCGGCCCGCGAGCTGCTCGAACGCTACGACGACACGGCCCTGGCCGCGATGATCGCCGCCAAACGACTGCACGACTACACGGAGGCGCTGCGCCTGCGGAACGTCCGGTCGATCGACCACCCGGGGACCACCGGGTGGATCATGCACCAGCACGCGAAGAACCGGGCCCGATCCGGTGCGACCGGTGGCACCGAAGCACTCCTTGCATCGGCCGCCCTGGCCGAGCTGACACTGGCGGGCCGCCGATGA